One part of the Desulfonema ishimotonii genome encodes these proteins:
- a CDS encoding universal stress protein, translated as MFKKILFATTATSTCDNAAHVAFDLAKKYTSELSVLHIFGRPSRGFSTIVTDARTGEDGHADDDYVAWVREEMNQYYEKQMGECGTCEMDARVGVPHTEILRTARKKDTDLIVMGAHSRQEEPGATRYRSVVGSTMQKVAKSARCPVLIVSRPCTTCLWYFSNIIFGTDFTKASDSAFKFAFKLCQEIGSKLYLFHALDLSATQSGTILEQTEIEGMIKAARKKIEQRYVSQMGDFDNYEIEIWEGIPYVEILKYSREKNGDLIVMSHHTREIDPEKALLGSTVEQVVLRASCPVASVNRPHKVSDDE; from the coding sequence ATGTTTAAGAAAATACTGTTTGCGACAACGGCGACGTCCACATGTGATAATGCCGCCCATGTGGCCTTTGATCTGGCAAAGAAATATACATCCGAGCTGAGCGTGCTTCACATCTTCGGGCGTCCGTCGCGGGGCTTCAGCACCATCGTCACCGATGCCCGGACCGGTGAGGATGGGCATGCGGATGACGATTATGTGGCCTGGGTCAGAGAGGAGATGAATCAGTATTACGAAAAACAGATGGGGGAGTGCGGCACCTGTGAAATGGACGCCCGGGTCGGTGTGCCCCACACGGAGATTCTGCGGACCGCCCGGAAAAAGGATACGGACCTGATCGTCATGGGCGCGCACTCCCGTCAGGAAGAGCCCGGTGCCACCCGTTACCGGAGCGTCGTGGGCAGCACCATGCAGAAAGTGGCCAAGAGCGCACGCTGCCCGGTGCTGATCGTCAGCAGGCCCTGTACCACCTGCCTCTGGTATTTCTCCAATATCATCTTCGGGACCGATTTCACAAAGGCATCGGATTCGGCGTTCAAATTCGCCTTTAAGCTGTGCCAGGAGATCGGGTCCAAACTCTACCTCTTTCACGCCCTGGATCTGAGTGCGACACAGTCGGGGACGATTTTGGAGCAGACCGAGATTGAGGGGATGATCAAGGCCGCCCGGAAGAAGATCGAGCAGAGGTATGTCTCTCAGATGGGGGATTTTGACAACTATGAGATCGAAATCTGGGAGGGCATCCCCTATGTGGAAATCCTGAAATATTCCAGAGAGAAAAACGGCGACCTGATCGTCATGTCTCATCATACCCGTGAAATCGACCCGGAAAAGGCGCTCCTCGGCAGCACAGTGGAGCAGGTGGTGCTGCGGGCCTCCTGTCCCGTGGCCAGTGTCAACCGTCCCCATAAGGTATCTGATGACGAATAG
- the hmcE gene encoding sulfate respiration complex protein HmcE, whose amino-acid sequence MDIYQFVTGPLAWASFAVFFVGVIVRVALYVRGLDWQLDRVAYTEFKVLGIKGAIRSIVCWLLPFGTRSWRYYPFFTLIFFTFHIGLLFTPVFLEAHNILMKERFGFGIWTISGATADFLTLSVMVAAVFLVLRRIALPEVRILTKAYDYLVLAIAVAPFLTGYLAAHHIGHYQFWLIAHIVAGEIMLVAIPFTKLSHFVLFFMSRMQIGMDFGIKRGGAKNKKGMAW is encoded by the coding sequence ATGGATATATATCAATTCGTTACCGGGCCTCTGGCGTGGGCGTCATTCGCGGTGTTCTTTGTCGGCGTGATCGTCCGGGTCGCCCTCTATGTCAGAGGGCTGGACTGGCAGCTCGACCGGGTCGCCTATACGGAATTCAAAGTCCTCGGCATAAAAGGCGCAATCCGTTCCATCGTATGCTGGCTGCTTCCCTTCGGAACCCGCAGCTGGCGGTATTATCCGTTTTTCACCCTGATATTTTTCACCTTCCACATCGGCCTGCTCTTCACGCCGGTCTTTCTGGAGGCCCACAATATTCTGATGAAAGAGCGGTTCGGTTTCGGTATCTGGACGATCTCCGGAGCCACTGCCGATTTTCTGACCCTTTCGGTCATGGTGGCCGCCGTGTTTCTGGTACTCCGCCGCATTGCGCTTCCCGAAGTCAGGATTCTGACAAAAGCATACGATTATCTGGTTCTCGCCATTGCCGTGGCCCCGTTTCTCACCGGCTATCTGGCGGCGCATCATATCGGTCATTACCAATTCTGGCTCATCGCCCACATCGTCGCCGGTGAGATCATGCTGGTGGCCATTCCGTTTACCAAGCTCTCCCACTTTGTCCTCTTCTTCATGTCCAGAATGCAGATCGGCATGGACTTCGGCATCAAGCGGGGCGGTGCGAAAAACAAAAAGGGAATGGCGTGGTAA
- a CDS encoding ATP-binding response regulator — MQKRLLLVDDEQDIREILSLYMTDMGYEVLTAGDGVEAMKVFRKEVPPLVVADIRMPGIDGIELLRQIKGEHPDTEVIMITGHGDLNVAIRSLKYDATDFITKPINHDILDAALKRAYEKISMREQIRSHNENIHQLVQDELRVTRHKYHQLFEAAPCYISVQDSDLRITETNRLFKAHFGDAAGLCCYKAYKHRASPCESCPVLRTFEDGASHQVETVVTSQAGEQYHVLITTAPIRDAAGTITHVMEMSTDITRIRELQDRLTSLGLLIGSVSHGLKGLLTGLDGGMYLMKSGIGKGKTDQIEEGLDIVRQMGGRIRKQVLDILYYAKDRGLERMRTDVAEFAGTLVATVLPKAEAHRIRFIRDICADPGEFDVDPGVASSALVNILENAMDACMENASESPPQVLLKVRAEGDDIVFEIRDNGIGMDQETREKIFTLFFSSKGNKGTGLGLFIANQMVRRHGGRIDVVSEPGRGSTFTVRLPRKRGETDGAADR, encoded by the coding sequence ATGCAGAAAAGACTGCTTTTGGTAGACGATGAACAGGATATCCGGGAGATCCTGTCGCTGTATATGACAGATATGGGGTACGAGGTGCTGACAGCCGGGGACGGGGTTGAGGCAATGAAGGTCTTCCGAAAGGAGGTGCCGCCCCTGGTGGTGGCCGATATCCGGATGCCGGGCATTGACGGCATTGAGCTGCTCCGTCAGATCAAGGGTGAACATCCGGATACGGAGGTCATTATGATCACCGGCCACGGCGACCTGAACGTGGCCATCCGGAGCCTCAAATATGACGCCACGGATTTCATCACCAAGCCCATCAACCACGATATCCTGGATGCTGCTTTAAAACGGGCATATGAGAAGATCTCCATGCGCGAGCAGATCCGGTCGCACAACGAGAACATTCATCAGCTTGTTCAGGACGAGCTGCGCGTTACCCGCCATAAATACCATCAGCTTTTTGAAGCCGCGCCCTGCTACATCTCCGTCCAGGACAGCGACCTCAGAATTACCGAAACCAACCGGCTCTTCAAGGCACATTTCGGCGACGCGGCAGGGCTGTGCTGCTACAAGGCCTACAAGCACCGGGCCAGCCCGTGTGAAAGCTGTCCCGTACTCCGAACCTTTGAGGACGGGGCGTCCCATCAGGTGGAAACGGTCGTCACCTCGCAGGCTGGCGAGCAGTACCATGTGCTGATCACCACCGCCCCCATCCGGGATGCGGCAGGCACCATCACCCACGTTATGGAAATGTCCACCGATATCACCCGGATTCGGGAGCTTCAGGACCGGCTCACCTCACTGGGACTTCTGATCGGCTCCGTGTCTCACGGCCTGAAGGGCCTGCTGACCGGACTGGATGGCGGCATGTATCTGATGAAATCGGGAATTGGGAAGGGAAAAACGGACCAGATCGAGGAGGGGCTGGATATCGTCCGGCAGATGGGGGGACGGATTCGCAAGCAGGTGCTGGATATTCTCTACTACGCCAAGGACCGGGGGCTGGAGCGGATGCGGACGGATGTGGCGGAATTCGCCGGAACGCTGGTCGCAACGGTGTTGCCCAAGGCAGAGGCGCACCGGATTCGGTTTATACGGGATATCTGCGCGGATCCGGGGGAATTTGACGTTGATCCGGGCGTGGCCAGTTCGGCCCTGGTCAACATCCTGGAAAACGCGATGGATGCCTGTATGGAAAATGCGTCGGAATCCCCCCCGCAGGTTCTCCTGAAGGTCCGGGCCGAGGGTGATGATATCGTCTTTGAAATTCGGGACAACGGCATCGGCATGGATCAGGAGACCCGTGAAAAGATATTTACCCTCTTTTTTTCATCCAAGGGGAACAAGGGCACGGGTCTTGGGCTGTTTATCGCCAATCAGATGGTCCGCCGGCACGGCGGGCGCATTGATGTGGTGTCGGAGCCGGGCCGGGGATCGACATTCACCGTCCGGCTTCCCAGGAAAAGAGGGGAGACCGATGGTGCGGCAGACCGTTAA
- a CDS encoding ATP-binding protein has translation MTDHFICNACTELEIRIRALENKVSLRKQEKEQIHHLNAVLSSIRDVNRLIIKEKDRQPLIRGICESLVENRGFHNAWIILIDRSHAITASAEAGLGKDFNRILENIRQGDLIRCCHTLLSGTEFLVIDTPPNECADCPVSHMYDGRGAISARLEHEGKIYGVLTVSVPAAFSRSPDEHELFRDVADDIAYALHSIEVEEKRRHTEMELRNARDKLERRVRERTIELEHLSAKLLNAQEEERKRIAGDLHDGIGQCLSAVKFMVETTLEHIDGKVPESDLNPLKALVPLLQEASEEVRSIVMNLRPSILDDLGILATIGWFCRQFQAVYACIEVSQDIGMTEEQVPNALKTIIFRILQEAMNNIAKYSEADHVRLCLRKSGDILELRIEDNGCGFDIAHLLAADSTEKGFGIAGMKERTELSGGVFSLSSAPGRGTTVRAVWTDTSVRPIS, from the coding sequence ATGACAGATCACTTTATCTGCAACGCATGCACGGAACTGGAAATACGGATCAGGGCGCTCGAAAACAAGGTCAGCCTGCGCAAACAGGAAAAAGAACAGATTCACCACCTGAACGCCGTACTCAGCTCCATCCGCGACGTGAACCGGCTGATTATCAAAGAAAAGGACCGGCAGCCCCTGATCCGGGGAATCTGTGAAAGCCTGGTGGAAAACCGGGGGTTCCACAATGCCTGGATCATCCTCATTGACAGGAGCCATGCCATCACTGCAAGCGCCGAAGCCGGATTAGGCAAAGATTTCAACAGAATTCTCGAAAATATCCGGCAGGGAGATCTCATCCGCTGCTGCCATACCCTGCTGAGCGGCACCGAATTTCTGGTGATTGACACCCCGCCCAATGAGTGTGCGGACTGTCCGGTATCCCACATGTATGATGGCAGGGGAGCCATCTCAGCCCGCCTGGAACACGAGGGAAAGATCTACGGTGTGCTGACGGTTTCCGTACCGGCCGCCTTCAGCCGCAGCCCGGATGAACATGAACTGTTCAGGGATGTGGCCGACGATATCGCCTATGCGCTGCACAGCATTGAAGTGGAGGAAAAGCGGCGGCATACAGAAATGGAGCTGCGGAATGCACGGGATAAGCTGGAACGGCGCGTCCGGGAACGGACCATTGAACTGGAACACCTTTCCGCCAAGCTGCTGAACGCCCAGGAGGAGGAGCGGAAACGGATTGCCGGCGATCTCCACGATGGCATCGGACAGTGCCTGTCTGCCGTTAAATTCATGGTGGAAACCACGCTGGAACATATTGACGGCAAGGTTCCGGAATCCGATCTCAATCCCCTGAAAGCCCTGGTGCCCCTGCTTCAGGAGGCATCCGAGGAAGTCCGGTCCATTGTGATGAACCTGCGGCCCTCCATTCTGGACGATCTGGGCATTCTGGCGACGATCGGATGGTTTTGCAGGCAATTTCAGGCGGTGTACGCCTGTATTGAGGTCAGCCAGGACATCGGCATGACCGAGGAACAGGTGCCGAACGCGCTCAAGACCATTATCTTCAGAATTTTGCAGGAGGCCATGAACAATATCGCCAAATACAGCGAAGCAGACCATGTCCGCCTCTGTCTCAGGAAGAGCGGCGATATCCTTGAACTCCGCATTGAGGACAACGGATGCGGGTTTGACATTGCCCACCTGCTGGCGGCGGACAGCACGGAAAAGGGGTTCGGCATCGCCGGCATGAAGGAGCGCACGGAACTTTCCGGCGGGGTGTTCTCCCTCTCCTCCGCCCCGGGCCGGGGCACAACGGTCCGCGCCGTCTGGACCGACACCTCTGTCCGGCCTATTTCGTAA
- the hmcF gene encoding sulfate respiration complex iron-sulfur protein HmcF produces MAQGELCNRKKVDTLEHLQALLNDTNGKKYYEEMNALDVDTELLWNTIRKTLKEKARIRTWLEICAHCGMCADSCFLYLANNRDPEQVPSYKIQSTLGELVKRKGQVDNAFMQMVMDTAWSKCTCCNRCGTYCPFGIDMGIMFSYVRGLCFQQGFVPWEMKIGSGMHRVFRAQMDVTTEDWVDTCEWMAEEYEEDYPGLVIPIEKVGADIMYTVNAREPKHYPEDLAEAAVLFHIAGEDWTVPKEGWEETSLAMFAGDWEACKLQVESVYDAMRRLKAKRMVVTECGHAYRATVVEGPYWAGLKSGQTPIPSFHYVEWVAEALRTGKLKIDPAKKIKEPVTLQDSCNYIRNAGLADYTREIMSYIAEDFREMSPCREHNFCCGGGGGFNGIGRYRKQRNIGLTVKRDQILATGAKLVIAPCHNCWDAIRDLEEEFEIGIRWSFLKPLLLKMVIIPDHMKPPEE; encoded by the coding sequence ATGGCACAAGGAGAACTCTGCAACCGGAAGAAGGTTGACACCCTGGAACATCTCCAGGCGTTGCTGAACGATACAAACGGTAAAAAATATTACGAGGAGATGAATGCCCTGGACGTTGACACAGAGCTGCTGTGGAACACGATCCGGAAAACGCTCAAGGAAAAGGCACGCATCAGGACGTGGCTGGAGATCTGTGCCCACTGCGGCATGTGTGCGGACAGCTGCTTCCTCTATCTGGCCAACAACCGGGATCCGGAACAGGTTCCGTCCTATAAGATCCAGTCCACCCTCGGCGAGCTGGTCAAACGCAAAGGACAGGTGGACAACGCCTTCATGCAGATGGTCATGGATACGGCGTGGTCCAAGTGTACCTGCTGTAACCGGTGCGGCACCTACTGCCCCTTCGGCATTGACATGGGCATTATGTTCAGCTATGTCAGAGGTCTGTGCTTTCAGCAGGGCTTCGTGCCCTGGGAGATGAAGATCGGGTCGGGAATGCACAGGGTCTTCCGCGCCCAGATGGACGTGACCACCGAGGACTGGGTGGACACCTGTGAATGGATGGCCGAGGAGTATGAGGAGGATTATCCCGGTCTGGTGATCCCCATCGAAAAGGTCGGCGCGGATATCATGTATACCGTCAACGCCAGGGAACCGAAACACTATCCCGAAGATCTGGCCGAGGCCGCCGTCCTGTTCCACATCGCCGGGGAGGACTGGACCGTTCCGAAAGAGGGCTGGGAGGAGACCAGTCTGGCCATGTTTGCCGGAGACTGGGAGGCCTGCAAGCTCCAGGTGGAATCGGTTTACGATGCCATGCGCCGCCTCAAGGCCAAGCGCATGGTGGTAACCGAGTGCGGCCACGCCTACCGGGCCACCGTCGTTGAGGGCCCCTACTGGGCCGGGCTGAAAAGCGGCCAGACCCCCATCCCCAGTTTTCATTATGTCGAATGGGTGGCCGAGGCCCTGCGGACCGGAAAGCTTAAAATCGACCCGGCCAAAAAGATCAAAGAGCCGGTAACCCTTCAGGATTCCTGTAATTATATCCGTAATGCCGGGCTTGCCGATTACACACGGGAAATCATGAGCTATATTGCCGAGGATTTCCGGGAGATGAGTCCCTGCCGCGAACACAACTTCTGCTGCGGCGGCGGCGGCGGCTTTAACGGCATCGGCCGGTACCGCAAACAGCGGAACATCGGCCTGACGGTGAAGCGGGATCAGATCCTGGCGACCGGGGCCAAGCTGGTCATTGCCCCCTGCCACAACTGCTGGGACGCCATCCGGGATCTGGAGGAGGAGTTCGAGATCGGCATCCGGTGGTCCTTCCTGAAGCCGCTGCTGCTGAAAATGGTGATCATCCCGGACCACATGAAACCGCCGGAGGAATAG
- a CDS encoding response regulator — MKKKKVLVVDDELDMRIFISTVFETSGYEAVAARDGREGLRRAREMAPDLIVLDIMMPGEGGVLMYRHLRTDEQLREIPVIMLSGVGKKTFYHYLSMMNIKPEDAIPEPEAYLEKPPNPEELLEIADIVIRKTTA; from the coding sequence ATGAAAAAGAAAAAAGTTCTGGTCGTCGATGATGAACTGGACATGAGAATTTTTATCTCAACCGTATTTGAGACCAGCGGATACGAAGCCGTCGCGGCACGGGACGGCAGGGAAGGACTGCGAAGGGCCAGAGAGATGGCGCCGGATCTGATCGTTCTTGATATTATGATGCCGGGTGAGGGCGGTGTGCTCATGTACCGGCATCTCAGGACCGATGAGCAGCTCAGGGAGATCCCGGTGATCATGTTGTCGGGGGTGGGGAAAAAGACCTTTTATCACTATCTCAGTATGATGAACATCAAGCCGGAAGATGCCATCCCCGAACCCGAAGCCTATCTGGAGAAGCCGCCGAACCCCGAAGAATTGCTGGAGATCGCCGACATCGTGATCCGGAAAACAACCGCCTGA
- a CDS encoding sensor histidine kinase codes for MEDKRILLVDDEEDIRDILGIVLTDMGYRVTSAKNGDEALKIFQKEMQPLVLTDIKMPGLDGIELLQRIKSLNPDTEVVMITGHGDMELAIRSLKYDATDFVTKPINDDILELALRRAEEHFMLRQQLRMYTENLERLVEEKTRQLIESERLAAVGQTAAGLAHAIRNISGGLGGGIFVLDKGFELDNREYIRKGWKMVKSNVAKINSVASELLNFAKDRPPDYRHCDPNAPMREIFELMTPQAQEYGVELKMLPDENLPHVWLDPGAIHRALLNLLTNALYACTDIRCTHRHKEISLRSRRPEGWAVEYQVSDTGCGMDEETRGKIFRNFFSTKGYDGTGLGLMITKKIIDAHGGTITVTSEKDAGTTFSIRLPNRKGRDQAGRSFR; via the coding sequence ATGGAAGATAAGCGAATTTTACTGGTGGATGACGAAGAGGATATCCGCGATATTCTGGGGATCGTTCTGACGGATATGGGATACCGGGTAACGTCGGCAAAGAACGGGGATGAGGCCCTGAAGATTTTTCAGAAGGAGATGCAGCCACTGGTGCTGACCGACATCAAGATGCCCGGTCTGGACGGGATTGAGCTGTTGCAGCGGATAAAGTCCCTGAACCCGGATACGGAGGTGGTGATGATCACCGGCCACGGGGATATGGAACTGGCCATCAGAAGCCTCAAGTACGATGCCACGGATTTTGTAACCAAGCCCATTAATGACGATATTCTGGAGCTGGCGCTTCGGCGGGCCGAGGAGCATTTCATGCTCCGGCAGCAGCTCCGGATGTACACCGAGAACCTGGAGCGGCTGGTCGAAGAGAAGACCCGGCAGCTCATCGAATCGGAGCGCCTGGCGGCCGTCGGGCAGACGGCTGCCGGTCTGGCTCACGCCATCAGGAACATCAGCGGGGGACTGGGCGGGGGAATTTTTGTGCTGGACAAGGGGTTTGAGCTGGACAACCGGGAATACATCCGCAAGGGGTGGAAGATGGTCAAAAGCAATGTCGCCAAGATTAACAGCGTCGCCTCTGAGCTGCTCAATTTCGCCAAAGACCGGCCTCCCGATTACCGTCACTGTGACCCCAATGCCCCCATGCGGGAGATATTTGAACTGATGACCCCCCAGGCCCAGGAATACGGGGTCGAACTGAAGATGCTGCCGGATGAGAATCTGCCCCATGTATGGCTTGATCCGGGGGCGATCCACCGCGCCCTGCTCAACCTGCTTACCAATGCGCTGTATGCCTGCACGGATATCCGGTGTACCCACCGGCACAAGGAGATCTCCCTCCGGTCCCGCCGCCCCGAAGGCTGGGCTGTGGAGTATCAGGTGTCGGACACGGGCTGCGGAATGGATGAGGAGACGCGGGGGAAGATATTCCGGAACTTTTTCAGCACCAAGGGATATGACGGAACCGGTCTGGGGCTGATGATTACCAAAAAGATCATTGATGCCCACGGCGGCACCATCACAGTGACGTCCGAAAAGGATGCGGGCACCACCTTTTCGATCCGGCTTCCGAACCGGAAGGGACGGGATCAGGCCGGCCGGAGTTTCAGATAA
- a CDS encoding PAS domain-containing sensor histidine kinase, with amino-acid sequence MMEMTAIAVGIVVIAGVIGVLIWKLLRQRYEYQTLFESVPCAITVQDRDFRLLRYNREFAENFSPSEGAYCYYAYKGRTRKCEVCPVERTFKDGKFHSSEETRVNRDGSRKYWIVKTAPVKNAKGEIVAAMEMCLDVTHRKLLEEELEKSERKYYAIFNNIPNPVFVLSPETHKILDCNQSVESVYGYSPEEMISHSFLNLFPENERKHYAFMINRSAVINQVRHFGKRDQAIYVNVRVSPSEFLGRHVLLVTISDITKRLEAEQQLSQASKLATLGEMATGVAHELNQPLTVIKMASSFLMKKVRQGEAIAPALLSNMTEKINNNVDRANRIISHMRDFARKSDMSLERVQVNEVLENACDIFSQQLRLREIDVVRDMAERLPVIMADGGRLEQVFINLLVNARDAIEEKWATMRGEAAEKKIFLTTGLRDKKVFVEVSDTGTGISETIRDKIFEPFFTSKEVGKGTGLGLSISYGIVKEFQGEIRVTSNRYNGACFHMEFPIYELTQGAENGR; translated from the coding sequence ATGATGGAGATGACCGCCATCGCCGTCGGGATTGTCGTGATCGCCGGGGTCATCGGTGTGCTGATCTGGAAACTGCTCCGGCAGCGGTACGAGTATCAGACCCTGTTTGAGAGCGTCCCCTGCGCCATTACCGTTCAGGACAGGGATTTCCGGTTGCTCCGGTATAACCGTGAATTTGCTGAGAATTTCAGTCCGTCCGAAGGGGCTTACTGCTATTATGCCTACAAGGGGCGCACCCGGAAATGCGAGGTCTGCCCGGTGGAGCGGACCTTCAAAGACGGGAAATTTCATTCCAGCGAGGAGACCCGCGTCAACCGGGACGGATCGCGGAAGTACTGGATTGTCAAGACCGCTCCGGTCAAAAACGCCAAGGGGGAGATTGTCGCGGCCATGGAGATGTGTCTGGACGTGACCCACCGGAAGCTGCTGGAGGAGGAGCTGGAGAAGTCCGAAAGAAAATATTACGCCATTTTCAACAACATCCCCAACCCGGTCTTTGTCCTGTCGCCGGAAACCCATAAGATTCTCGACTGCAATCAGAGTGTGGAGTCGGTTTACGGCTATTCCCCGGAAGAGATGATCAGCCATTCGTTTCTCAACCTGTTTCCGGAAAATGAGCGGAAACACTATGCCTTTATGATCAACCGGTCTGCCGTAATCAACCAGGTCAGACATTTCGGAAAGCGGGACCAGGCCATTTATGTCAATGTCCGGGTGTCGCCGTCGGAGTTTCTGGGGCGGCATGTCCTGCTGGTGACCATCAGTGACATTACCAAGCGGCTTGAGGCCGAGCAGCAACTGTCCCAGGCGAGCAAACTGGCCACCCTGGGGGAGATGGCGACCGGGGTTGCCCACGAGCTGAACCAGCCCCTGACGGTGATTAAAATGGCCAGCAGCTTTCTGATGAAAAAGGTCCGCCAGGGGGAGGCCATTGCCCCGGCGCTCCTCTCCAACATGACAGAGAAGATCAACAACAATGTGGACCGCGCCAACCGGATCATCAGCCATATGCGGGATTTTGCCCGGAAATCGGACATGAGCCTGGAGCGGGTGCAGGTGAACGAGGTGCTGGAAAATGCCTGTGATATTTTCAGCCAGCAGTTGCGGCTGAGGGAGATCGACGTGGTCCGGGATATGGCGGAACGGCTGCCGGTGATCATGGCCGACGGGGGGCGGCTGGAGCAGGTCTTTATCAATCTGCTGGTCAACGCACGGGATGCCATTGAGGAGAAATGGGCCACCATGCGGGGGGAGGCGGCTGAAAAAAAGATATTTCTGACGACCGGACTCCGGGATAAAAAGGTGTTCGTCGAGGTCAGTGATACCGGCACGGGAATTTCCGAAACCATCCGGGACAAGATTTTCGAGCCTTTTTTTACCAGCAAGGAGGTCGGCAAGGGGACGGGGCTGGGCCTGTCCATCAGCTACGGCATTGTAAAGGAGTTTCAGGGGGAGATCCGCGTCACATCCAACCGGTACAACGGGGCCTGTTTTCATATGGAATTTCCCATATACGAACTGACACAGGGTGCAGAGAATGGAAGATAA
- a CDS encoding response regulator — translation MKKTHRIVLVEDHRILREGVRSLLASDPELEIVGEAEDGLEAIQRVLQLMPDLVLMDLSMPRMDGLDALREIRAQCPDVRLLIMTVHKAEEYVFAALKSGANGYLLKDATSSELRLAISSVLAGKTYLSPGVSEKLVNSYLKGKHPRETESVLGILTQRERQILKLIAEGNANRAIANLLCISIKTVEKHRSNLMKKLDLHNASELTTFAIKNGLVTK, via the coding sequence ATGAAAAAAACGCATCGTATTGTCCTTGTTGAAGACCACAGAATACTCCGGGAAGGGGTTCGCTCCCTGCTGGCATCCGACCCGGAGCTGGAAATCGTCGGTGAAGCAGAGGATGGTCTGGAGGCCATTCAGCGTGTCCTGCAGCTGATGCCCGATCTCGTTCTCATGGACCTGTCCATGCCCCGGATGGACGGGCTGGACGCCCTGAGGGAGATCCGTGCCCAGTGCCCGGATGTCAGGCTCCTCATTATGACCGTGCATAAGGCTGAGGAATATGTCTTTGCAGCCCTGAAGTCCGGGGCCAACGGCTACCTGCTCAAGGATGCCACCTCATCCGAGCTTCGGCTGGCCATTTCAAGCGTGCTGGCAGGGAAGACCTATCTCAGTCCCGGTGTTTCCGAAAAGCTGGTCAATTCGTATCTGAAGGGAAAGCACCCCAGGGAAACCGAGTCGGTGCTGGGCATTCTCACCCAGAGGGAACGCCAGATTTTAAAGCTGATTGCCGAGGGCAACGCAAACAGGGCCATCGCCAACCTCCTCTGCATCAGTATCAAAACCGTTGAAAAACACCGCTCCAACCTGATGAAAAAGCTTGATCTTCACAATGCGTCGGAGCTGACCACCTTTGCCATAAAGAACGGGCTGGTTACGAAATAG
- the hmcD gene encoding sulfate respiration complex protein HmcD — MHGIIYTLQDFMLHTKSITYILMGVGLIALTTFWCFLTDRDDD, encoded by the coding sequence ATGCACGGTATTATCTATACACTTCAGGACTTTATGCTGCACACAAAGAGCATCACCTATATTCTGATGGGCGTGGGGCTGATCGCCCTGACCACCTTCTGGTGTTTTCTTACCGACAGAGATGATGATTAA